The Ignavibacteriales bacterium genomic sequence GATTACTTTGTGTACCGATTGTGATGGTATTTGAATATGTGTCGAACGTAGTGTTTAAAGGATTTGATATTCTACTCCAGCTATTCCCGTCATCCTTAGAAATATAGACTTGAATCTGTGATTCATTTATACCGTTCAATAAATTGTCATCATATTTTAATGTTAAAATATAGGATCCGATAGGTTTATTGCCCGATAATTTCCACCATCTTTTAGCTGAGGAAGATGCGTTAGGATGAAATGAATTATTATGAACTGTAAATTTTATTGTGTCCACGCTTTGCTGATCGGTTATTTTCATATCCATATTTAAAACAGGGGATAGATCTAGGTTTGTAACATTTCCCCACCAAATGTTTCGTGTTTGCTGGAATGAACCTTCATTAACTATTTCGCCATTATTTGTTAAATTCTTATTTGTGTAAAATTTGCTGTCCACTGGAACTTCAATTTTAACACCTTGATTTATTGTAATATCTTTATTTGCAACAAACATTCCGTTAACAATAAATTTGCCTGAAGCAGGATCTCCGGTTAACACTAGGTAAATCGGTGCATCAAATTCCCCATAAATTGTATTTACTTTTCCATTCGTTTCAAGGCGGATTTCATCAGTAAAAATTTTACTATTATTATAAACATTACTTTTAGTTTTTAAATTAAACCACCAACCAGCCTCAGGTCGATGACGGATTGTGCCGTTGTTTATCAGATCGCCCCAGATAACCAGATCCACGGCATAACCTGTATGCTCAATAATTTTGCTTTGAGCAATTGTAAGATTACCAAATGAATTCATTGATTCTCTAATCCTCATTGGATTACTGCCAACAAGAATGTAGTTGCCGTCTAAGTTACAGCCAAAATTCCCGCTAACATCAATTTCACCATTAGAAAATATCTTCCCTTTGCTGGTACTGGAACAATAAAGATTATATTTCGGATTATCTATTGTAAGTTTATATGTTCCCATATTCAAAACATCATCATCATCAAGCCGGAAACAACCAAGAGAATCTAAAGCGATGTTGCTTGCTGCAATAATATTTCCGCCGTTTGTTTCCTTCCTAATGTTTTGAGTGCTGAATGGTTTTGAGCCGCTGATGTATTGATCATTTTGATTCTCAAACATCAGATTATCCACAAGTAAAGTTCCGTTATTTATTACATTGCCGTTAGCCTTTACATTAAGCCACCATCCCCAATCAGGTCGATGACGGACTGTGCCATTGTTTATCAGATCACCCCAGATGATTAGATCTACAGGAGAACCTTGATGCTCAACAATTTTACCTGAAGCAATTGTAAAATTGCCTAATGAGTTCATTGATCCTCTAATCCTCATTGGATTACTGCCAACAAGAATGTAGTTGCCGTCTAAGTTACAACCAAAATTCCCGCTAACATCAATTTCACCATTAGAAAATATCTTTCCGTTGCTTGAATAAGAACAGTAAATATTATCATTCGGATTATCGATTGTAAGTTTGTATGTTCCCATATTCAGGACATCATTTTCGCCAAGCCAAAAAGAACCAAGAGAATCTAAGGCGATGTTGCTTGCCGCAATAATATTTCCGCCGATGGTTTCCTTCCTAATGTTTTGAGTGCTGAACGGATTTGAGCCGCTGATGTATTGATCATTTTGATTCTCAAACATCAGGTTATCAACAATTAAAGATCCATTATTAATAACATTACCTTTAGCTCTTACATTAAGCCACCAACCTGCTGCGGGTTGATGACGGAGTGTGCCGTTGTTTGTAAGTGTTCCCCAGACGTTCAGATCAACCGGACTTCCATTATGTTCTAAGATATTGCCGGTATTTATGCTTAGGTTATTACATTCAACTGTTCCATCCAAAAGTACATTCCCTTGAATAACCACATCATTTTCTTTTACAGGAACTTTACCTCCGATCCATGTGGTGGTGTTCGACCAAAGCCCACCGGAAGTGGTAGAATAAATTTGTGCAAAACTAGAAGTGTTCACCCCTAAAAAAAGAATAAATAGCCAACCACAAATTGCTAATCGGCGACTGTAGTCAATGACAAAAGGAGAAACAAATGTCATATGCTTTATTTTCATTTTTGCCTCTTATTATTATCATTTTTTGTTATTTAAATAATTGTACTTTGCAAACTTTGATTGTTAATAAAAGTAAAGCTATTGGATATATATTTTAAAAAAGCAATTGAAATTGAATTAAGTGTAAGTAAATGAACAATTCGATAATTATTTGTTAGAACCCTATCAATTAAATGATTTATAATTGCGAAAAAAGCATTAACAAAATTGTGAATGCTTTCCCATTGTTTATTGGAGGTCTTTGTACAGATGGATTGTGCAGCTAAACAAAGGTGGAAAGTAGAAATTCTTATTAAAAATGATATTATTTTTTTCATAACTGCTTCCAGTTAATTTTTAAAGCAGCAAAAATTTCCTAAGGGAACATGTACATTTCTGGAACTAAACGCAACACCTCTATTATATTGTTTTAGTGGAAGTATCAATAATTTTTAAATATGAATTATTAAATAATTCCTTCCTTAATTGCCTTTGCCACAGCCTGGCTTTTGGAATGGACATGAAGTTTTTCATAAATATGTCTTATGTGGTTTCTAACTGTCTGTTGACTAATAAAAAGTTTTGTTGATATTTCGTCATTGCTCAAACCAACAACTATTAAAGATAAAATTTCTCTTTCTCGCTCAGTAAGATTTATGCTTCCATTATTTTTAGGAATATGATATTTAAAAAGATTTAACACTTGTTTGGCTATAGAAGCCGTCATTGGTGAACCGCCCGCTGCTGCATCTTCTATTGCCTGAAGTATTCTTAATGGTGGCGTTTTCTTTAGTATGTAGCCATCCGCTCCGGAAAGTATTGAATGAAAAATATTTTTATTATCATCAAATACGGTAAGCATTATGATGTTAGTTTTGGGGAATATTGCCTTAATCTTTTCAATTCCTTCAATACCGGAAATGCCTGGAAGATTTATGTCAAGTAGAACTACATCCGGCTCCTGCATAAGATCTAATGCTTCTTCCACAGAGGCATATTTTCCGATGCATTTAAATCCCTCAGTTGATTGAAGCATATAAGCAATGCTTTCTCTAAACTCATTATGGTCTTCGATAATTACTATTTTAATATTCATTATCTGTCCATTCCCCCATTTTTAAGATTATAAAAATAAGTCATTGAAAACTTCTTGAACATCGATTAAAAGTATTTGAATTAA encodes the following:
- a CDS encoding T9SS type A sorting domain-containing protein, which encodes MKIKHMTFVSPFVIDYSRRLAICGWLFILFLGVNTSSFAQIYSTTSGGLWSNTTTWIGGKVPVKENDVVIQGNVLLDGTVECNNLSINTGNILEHNGSPVDLNVWGTLTNNGTLRHQPAAGWWLNVRAKGNVINNGSLIVDNLMFENQNDQYISGSNPFSTQNIRKETIGGNIIAASNIALDSLGSFWLGENDVLNMGTYKLTIDNPNDNIYCSYSSNGKIFSNGEIDVSGNFGCNLDGNYILVGSNPMRIRGSMNSLGNFTIASGKIVEHQGSPVDLIIWGDLINNGTVRHRPDWGWWLNVKANGNVINNGTLLVDNLMFENQNDQYISGSKPFSTQNIRKETNGGNIIAASNIALDSLGCFRLDDDDVLNMGTYKLTIDNPKYNLYCSSTSKGKIFSNGEIDVSGNFGCNLDGNYILVGSNPMRIRESMNSFGNLTIAQSKIIEHTGYAVDLVIWGDLINNGTIRHRPEAGWWFNLKTKSNVYNNSKIFTDEIRLETNGKVNTIYGEFDAPIYLVLTGDPASGKFIVNGMFVANKDITINQGVKIEVPVDSKFYTNKNLTNNGEIVNEGSFQQTRNIWWGNVTNLDLSPVLNMDMKITDQQSVDTIKFTVHNNSFHPNASSSAKRWWKLSGNKPIGSYILTLKYDDNLLNGINESQIQVYISKDDGNSWSRISNPLNTTFDTYSNTITIGTQSNPVLNGLGDIIIGTEGFVRVPSISGAIGGRKQIRVGPPNRYTISYWNNSSLPTDNFFYILQTNRGVHIKSVSSKEIQTGNTIEIPIDSLNYDGYKDEAIFLVQGLEPNEIRNFDVILTSELGVEFAKVTEPITFTAIALWVGGAILEEFVSNTIVEGCYEMWRPVANDKPLLDATIQCVKNSAKPNFTKETPLKGVAKKAASEIIEKTGHAVAWPVMLAKDIFDCLGNTVRGMEDYVNGNFDKQEKELQKVTSWDPNAKEGPGGFGEQGFMATSAPMMYTIFFENKKEATAAAYEILIIDTLDANVYDISSVQFGAMSHSMGVPSQQGNILTWHFVNIELPPNVTPPEGEGWVKFIVKPKNNLPTGTQLANRAVIKFDLNPWLATNVALNTLDLDPPVTTPTYVVRAPGENIVQVAWTINDGNGSGAKNSLVYVANNDGPYNLAAVSDSGWANIPVVPNILYKFYILSQDNVGNSEQNPTQILEIMTAVNDKNVIPDKFELSQNYPNPFNPSTKISFALPERGLVKLKIFSVLGEEISTLVNEDRDAGVYEITWQPANLASGVYIYSLSLNNKNIVRKMTYLK
- a CDS encoding response regulator transcription factor; this translates as MNIKIVIIEDHNEFRESIAYMLQSTEGFKCIGKYASVEEALDLMQEPDVVLLDINLPGISGIEGIEKIKAIFPKTNIIMLTVFDDNKNIFHSILSGADGYILKKTPPLRILQAIEDAAAGGSPMTASIAKQVLNLFKYHIPKNNGSINLTEREREILSLIVVGLSNDEISTKLFISQQTVRNHIRHIYEKLHVHSKSQAVAKAIKEGII